Proteins found in one Anaerobacillus alkaliphilus genomic segment:
- a CDS encoding InlB B-repeat-containing protein produces MTRYVTNKKMISLVLIFLLMLLFVNNQENQAQQQENVVRSKTVTASGETLPFRATNAVDGSSTNASRWYTSTANAWLQVDLGDFYTIDRYVVVGMGHIGFPSDRNPRAFRLQSSKDGNTWTNVDVVTNNTAGRVDKFIPKFNARYLRLTIDQGNQNNNLWASIVEFEAYGILYNPAKDATLQNLSLSHGLLDPIFQSDTTDYEVNVGNDIETISVTPTLTVANASVSVNGQTVVNGNSSQAIRLDVGENEITIEVTSQDGTITKLYKITVTRAGSSNADLSNLTISDGNLTPDFDPTITEYAVNVAKDISSVDVTATVADPTATIEIKGSAVTSGTATSVPLSHGSSTIEIVVTAQNQSTKTYTIIVTRGKPPVITPSPGNTILAFGKNSTIIDSGVELSDADSDHLIAASITLSNAPDGVSESLGITATGASLLASKGMAAVYNASTRELTITGAASLETYQELLRSVTYVNSSTFPNKSERTIFFVVKDEENNLSEARTKTIEWGVNTPPVIATNETLVVDKFKSSKLTRDYLESNDDASNPNQIIYTLNSIPSQGTLKRGETVIQVGGTFTQEDINHEIIFYEHNGNEFADQFEFKVSDGELFTADHIFTISIENINHPPTILSPPTLVVTEDVSTPLTGITFADRDAGGASVEVSFSVARGKLSANTGSGVTVTGSNSTQLTLLGTIADINAYIASSQLMYVTAENDVADVTLTISINDLGNTGSGGAQQAHTTVKIQVTAVNDAPTIQSPSTLIITEDIINPLTEFSFADIDAGANAVEVTFGVARGKFFGNTGSGVTVSGSNSTQIKLLGSIADLNSYIASSQLMYVTAENDVSDVILTININDLGNTGSGGAQQATVSVTMQIITLNTAPVLTPFGPTLHSIRVDDIDNAGQTIASIIGESITDEDPGALKGIAITSASGNGTWEYSIDGGTTWEKVGLVSGAHSMLLRDTDFIRFVPSGANETLPRFSYRAWDQTSGTAGGIADTTVNGLTTAFSATSDTATITIIHFYHVTFEVDGGSAIPSQKIYHGETATEPSIPPVKENYIFSGWYTNSLLDEVFDFSTPITMDTVVYAKWEPVTYKVIFKDHDGSELKTETVAHNQGATAPADPTREGYTFTGWDKDFTQVTGDLTVTAQYGINEYTVFFDSKGGSDVEPIQANYGTKITAPKEPTRVGYTFVGWYKEDEFTNEWDFSTDTVPTGNVTLYAKWNVVWTPSQPTREVISGSIETGNISAGTMVKQIPINRITGPDRKVKDEVILTTEQMKEVVKKILQLGKNIARIIIPDDKDEVSQVDITIPKAATKQLGDANIDLEVFTENIRFTITQQFMDRFAKEELFFRLLPIKGEKERKEVENRLKVEQAVKQVAKNSDVNVVSRPISVETNMQSGAVTLVLPLRDVQLPVDVVERAKFLTELVVFIEHSDGEKRLVKGRIVEYKDGHPGLEFSVNEYGTFTILHSEGFAGKFREAYIKGYEDGTFKPDQKVTRAEVAVMIARNLGYDHLQKVEAQPFSDVQVTHWAASAIDFVKKYGLMKGDSKGEFKPNKVITRAEMATIVARYKKLALLDEVKAQLAFPDIKGHWAVKEIAANKQAGIIHGYQDGTFRPNGSLSRAEAVKVLNRMFDRNPLADVDKPTFIDVPRTHWAYGDIEAAVEVPVTTR; encoded by the coding sequence TTGACTAGGTATGTAACTAATAAAAAAATGATTTCATTGGTACTAATTTTTTTACTCATGCTTTTATTTGTAAATAATCAAGAAAATCAAGCACAACAACAAGAAAACGTAGTGCGATCAAAAACAGTTACTGCTAGTGGCGAAACATTGCCATTTAGAGCAACTAATGCGGTTGATGGTTCCAGTACTAACGCAAGCCGATGGTATACTTCTACTGCAAACGCATGGTTACAGGTTGATCTAGGTGACTTTTATACGATTGATCGATACGTAGTTGTTGGAATGGGACATATAGGGTTTCCATCAGATCGTAATCCACGAGCGTTTCGGTTACAAAGTAGTAAGGATGGAAACACCTGGACAAATGTTGATGTCGTAACGAACAATACGGCTGGACGAGTTGATAAATTCATTCCAAAATTTAATGCACGCTATTTACGGTTAACGATAGATCAAGGTAATCAAAATAACAATTTATGGGCATCCATTGTAGAATTTGAAGCTTATGGAATTTTATATAATCCAGCAAAAGATGCAACCTTACAAAACTTGTCTTTAAGTCATGGCTTATTAGATCCAATCTTTCAATCCGATACGACAGATTATGAAGTGAATGTAGGAAATGATATAGAAACGATCTCAGTTACACCGACATTAACAGTAGCTAATGCAAGTGTAAGTGTAAATGGTCAAACTGTTGTGAACGGAAATTCCTCACAAGCAATTCGTTTAGATGTAGGAGAGAATGAAATTACCATAGAGGTTACATCACAAGACGGAACAATAACGAAACTATACAAAATTACAGTCACGCGAGCAGGGTCAAGTAATGCGGACTTAAGTAACTTAACCATAAGTGATGGGAACTTAACACCAGATTTTGATCCAACAATTACTGAGTATGCGGTTAACGTAGCGAAGGATATAAGCAGTGTTGATGTTACAGCGACTGTGGCAGATCCTACGGCAACGATCGAAATTAAAGGAAGTGCAGTAACGAGTGGTACAGCAACAAGTGTACCATTAAGTCATGGGTCTAGTACCATTGAAATCGTTGTTACAGCTCAAAATCAAAGCACGAAGACATATACGATCATTGTCACGCGAGGAAAACCACCTGTTATTACACCTAGTCCTGGAAACACGATTTTAGCTTTTGGTAAAAATAGTACAATCATTGATTCAGGGGTTGAATTATCGGATGCAGATTCTGATCATTTAATTGCGGCATCTATCACGTTATCTAACGCTCCTGATGGAGTGAGCGAAAGTTTAGGTATAACCGCAACAGGTGCTAGTTTATTAGCTTCTAAAGGTATGGCGGCAGTATACAACGCTAGCACTCGGGAATTAACAATAACAGGTGCAGCTAGTTTAGAAACCTATCAGGAGTTATTACGATCAGTTACTTATGTTAACTCTTCAACATTTCCTAATAAATCAGAGCGAACGATTTTCTTTGTTGTGAAAGATGAGGAAAATAATCTAAGTGAAGCAAGAACTAAAACAATTGAATGGGGAGTAAACACCCCCCCAGTGATTGCTACGAATGAAACGTTAGTTGTAGACAAATTTAAGAGTAGCAAGCTGACACGGGATTATTTAGAAAGTAATGATGACGCATCGAATCCTAATCAAATTATTTATACGTTGAATAGTATTCCTTCACAAGGAACGTTGAAGCGTGGTGAGACAGTAATCCAAGTTGGTGGAACTTTTACACAGGAAGATATCAATCATGAGATTATTTTTTATGAACATAATGGTAACGAATTCGCCGATCAATTTGAGTTTAAAGTGAGTGATGGTGAATTATTTACTGCGGACCATATTTTTACGATCTCTATTGAAAATATTAACCATCCACCAACAATACTGTCTCCACCGACGCTCGTTGTTACGGAGGATGTTAGTACGCCGTTAACAGGGATTACTTTTGCAGACAGAGATGCAGGTGGAGCTTCTGTTGAAGTAAGCTTCAGTGTAGCTCGAGGAAAACTCTCGGCTAATACGGGAAGTGGAGTAACAGTAACTGGCTCTAATAGCACTCAACTAACATTACTAGGAACGATCGCTGATATAAATGCTTATATCGCTTCTTCGCAATTAATGTATGTAACTGCGGAAAATGATGTAGCTGATGTCACCCTAACGATTTCTATTAACGATCTAGGGAATACAGGTTCAGGAGGGGCTCAGCAAGCTCATACAACTGTAAAAATACAGGTTACAGCTGTGAATGATGCACCGACAATACAGTCTCCATCTACACTTATTATTACGGAGGATATTATTAATCCATTAACAGAGTTTTCTTTTGCAGATATAGATGCTGGTGCAAATGCTGTTGAAGTAACTTTTGGTGTAGCTCGAGGGAAATTTTTTGGTAATACAGGAAGTGGAGTAACAGTAAGTGGCTCTAATAGCACTCAAATAAAATTACTAGGATCGATCGCGGATTTAAACTCATACATTGCTTCATCGCAACTTATGTACGTAACTGCGGAAAATGATGTATCCGATGTAATTCTAACAATCAATATTAACGATCTAGGAAATACAGGTTCAGGAGGAGCTCAGCAGGCTACTGTATCTGTAACCATGCAGATTATTACTCTTAACACGGCACCAGTTCTAACTCCTTTTGGCCCAACTCTACATTCGATTCGCGTTGATGACATAGATAATGCGGGACAAACAATCGCATCTATCATTGGGGAATCAATCACAGATGAAGATCCAGGAGCTTTGAAAGGTATTGCAATCACTTCTGCTTCAGGGAATGGTACATGGGAGTATTCAATAGATGGTGGTACAACATGGGAAAAAGTTGGGCTAGTAAGTGGCGCCCACTCAATGTTGCTTAGGGACACAGATTTTATACGATTTGTTCCAAGTGGGGCAAATGAAACGCTCCCTAGGTTTAGCTACCGAGCATGGGACCAAACATCCGGCACGGCTGGCGGTATAGCCGATACTACAGTAAACGGTCTGACTACAGCATTTAGTGCAACATCTGATACGGCAACCATTACTATCATTCATTTCTATCATGTAACGTTTGAAGTTGATGGTGGCAGTGCTATTCCTTCACAAAAAATATATCATGGTGAAACTGCAACTGAACCATCTATACCACCTGTAAAAGAGAATTATATTTTTAGTGGTTGGTATACTAATAGTTTACTTGATGAGGTCTTTGATTTTTCAACACCAATTACCATGGATACGGTGGTCTATGCGAAGTGGGAACCAGTGACCTACAAGGTAATTTTCAAAGACCATGACGGAAGTGAACTCAAAACCGAAACGGTAGCTCATAACCAAGGAGCGACTGCGCCAGCAGATCCAACCCGAGAAGGCTATACGTTTACAGGCTGGGATAAGGATTTCACTCAGGTGACAGGAGACTTAACGGTCACTGCCCAATATGGGATTAATGAATATACTGTATTTTTTGATAGCAAGGGTGGAAGTGACGTAGAGCCAATCCAAGCAAACTATGGAACAAAGATAACGGCACCAAAGGAACCAACTAGAGTAGGTTACACCTTTGTCGGCTGGTATAAAGAAGATGAGTTTACGAATGAATGGGATTTTAGTACCGACACAGTCCCAACAGGAAATGTGACGTTGTATGCGAAGTGGAATGTGGTTTGGACACCTAGTCAACCAACGCGAGAAGTTATTTCCGGATCAATTGAGACTGGAAACATCAGTGCCGGAACGATGGTTAAACAAATCCCAATCAATCGTATCACGGGTCCAGATCGAAAAGTAAAGGATGAAGTGATTTTAACAACGGAACAAATGAAAGAAGTAGTTAAGAAAATTTTACAACTAGGCAAAAATATAGCACGGATTATCATTCCAGACGATAAAGACGAAGTCTCTCAAGTTGATATTACGATCCCTAAAGCGGCTACCAAACAACTGGGAGATGCGAATATTGATTTGGAAGTTTTCACGGAAAATATTCGATTTACTATTACGCAACAATTCATGGATCGTTTTGCGAAAGAAGAGTTGTTTTTCCGTCTACTTCCAATTAAGGGAGAGAAAGAGCGTAAGGAAGTTGAAAATCGTTTAAAAGTAGAGCAAGCTGTCAAGCAAGTGGCTAAAAATAGTGACGTAAATGTAGTATCGAGGCCAATTTCGGTTGAAACCAATATGCAAAGTGGAGCGGTTACACTTGTTTTACCATTACGTGATGTTCAATTACCGGTAGATGTGGTTGAACGCGCCAAATTTTTAACAGAGCTTGTCGTATTTATCGAGCATAGTGATGGTGAAAAACGTTTAGTCAAAGGTAGGATCGTAGAATACAAGGATGGACACCCTGGGTTGGAATTTAGTGTGAACGAATATGGTACATTTACAATCCTTCACTCGGAAGGCTTCGCAGGTAAATTCCGTGAAGCATATATTAAAGGCTATGAGGATGGTACTTTCAAGCCAGATCAGAAGGTTACAAGAGCAGAAGTTGCAGTGATGATCGCTCGAAATCTAGGATATGATCATTTGCAAAAAGTAGAAGCTCAGCCATTCTCTGATGTTCAGGTAACACATTGGGCAGCTAGTGCGATTGATTTTGTCAAAAAGTACGGCTTGATGAAGGGAGATAGTAAGGGAGAATTTAAACCTAATAAGGTCATCACTCGAGCAGAAATGGCGACAATCGTGGCTCGATATAAGAAATTAGCATTGCTTGATGAAGTAAAGGCACAATTAGCCTTCCCAGACATTAAAGGACATTGGGCGGTAAAAGAAATTGCAGCAAACAAACAAGCAGGAATTATTCACGGGTATCAAGACGGTACATTCCGACCAAATGGAAGTTTAAGTCGTGCCGAAGCTGTGAAAGTACTTAACCGCATGTTTGACCGTAACCCATTAGCTGATGTTGATAAACCAACATTTATTGACGTACCGCGTACACACTGGGCATACGGTGATATTGAAGCAGCAGTGGAGGTGCCTGTCACCACCCGATAA
- a CDS encoding phage tail protein, translated as MNKMKRLLVVIVLAFSILAGYLLTKTQHEPVLAASSESYIGTVQLFAFNYAPQGWVRCEGQLLPLAQNTALFSLIGINYGGDGKSTFALPDLRGLSPVPGMEYYINLQGIYPSRN; from the coding sequence ATGAATAAAATGAAACGGTTATTAGTAGTTATTGTTCTAGCATTCAGTATTTTAGCTGGCTATTTGTTAACAAAGACACAGCACGAACCTGTCCTTGCAGCTAGTTCAGAATCTTATATAGGAACAGTTCAATTATTTGCCTTTAATTATGCACCACAAGGTTGGGTTAGGTGTGAAGGGCAGCTTTTACCCCTTGCTCAAAATACAGCTCTATTTAGTTTAATCGGGATAAATTATGGCGGTGATGGAAAATCGACCTTTGCCTTACCAGATTTGCGCGGGTTATCTCCAGTGCCGGGGATGGAGTATTATATCAATTTACAAGGAATTTACCCGTCCCGGAATTAA
- a CDS encoding phage tail protein yields MKKITSLLFASVIVFGILAGHLLAKYDSITPAHAAGNESYIGSVQLFAFNFEPIGWIRCEGQLLRIDQYPILFNLIGTKFGGDGVQTFRLPNMGNEYTPLASPLPSMYYYIKVDPGMFPIRN; encoded by the coding sequence GTGAAAAAGATTACTAGTTTACTTTTTGCTTCAGTGATCGTATTCGGAATTCTTGCGGGTCATCTACTAGCTAAATATGACAGCATAACACCTGCACATGCCGCAGGAAATGAGTCATACATAGGAAGCGTTCAATTATTTGCGTTTAATTTTGAACCAATTGGTTGGATTAGGTGTGAAGGACAGCTGCTTCGTATCGATCAATATCCAATATTATTTAATCTAATTGGTACGAAATTCGGGGGGGATGGGGTTCAAACATTTCGCTTACCGAATATGGGGAATGAATATACACCGCTAGCCTCGCCATTACCATCGATGTACTACTATATAAAAGTAGATCCTGGGATGTTTCCAATTCGCAATTAA